TACACCTCCCACCAGGTTGCGGCCGGCGGCAACCCTGCTGCCGGGCGCTATATCGAGGTCTACGCTGCCGGGGCGATCAGGCGGGCGGCGTTCTTGATCCGCACCGCTTCCATCGAGGCCGGCGGCACGGTGGCCGTGGCGCGCGACCCTGTGCCGCTCTCGTATGTCCGCAACCATGCCGCGCCCGGCGCGATCCGGCAGGCGATCGCCACGGGCGAAGCCATGCTGGCTGCGCGGCCCCGCGGGGGAGGGGCCGTTGTGGAGGCCGCCGCCAGGGCCCTGGGTGGACTGGTGATGGATGAGGGCACGGTAGAGAGCGTGCGGCTCGAGGTCGCGGGCGGGTACGATGTGGGAACGGTCTTGATACGTGGTGGACGCGGCCGGCACGAGCTGACCTTCTGGAACGAGTACATGACACTGGAGACCGATGGGGAACGCAGGGCCACCTTCCCGGATCTGGTCACCACCATGAACCCCGACGATGGCACGCCGCTGGCCACGGCCGAGGTGGTGGCGGGGATGCGCGTAGCCGTTCTGGTGGTCCCGCGGCAGCGCCTGATCCTGGGCGCAGGGATGCGGGATCCCGAGCTGTTCATGGACGTGGAGCGTACCGTGGACAAGGAGGTTGTG
The window above is part of the Armatimonadota bacterium genome. Proteins encoded here:
- a CDS encoding DUF917 family protein — its product is MSRLALTTAHVEAAVLGGAVLGGGGGGWIAEGLARGRLAVALGTVELVSVDDLPPDSMIATAALVGAPSPKEQFVRPVDFIRAMRLLAERAGIILGGIIANENGGGATVNGWLQAAALGLPVVDAPCNGRAHPTGLMGAMGLQRVEGYTSHQVAAGGNPAAGRYIEVYAAGAIRRAAFLIRTASIEAGGTVAVARDPVPLSYVRNHAAPGAIRQAIATGEAMLAARPRGGGAVVEAAARALGGLVMDEGTVESVRLEVAGGYDVGTVLIRGGRGRHELTFWNEYMTLETDGERRATFPDLVTTMNPDDGTPLATAEVVAGMRVAVLVVPRQRLILGAGMRDPELFMDVERTVDKEVVHYVF